A single region of the Nitrospirota bacterium genome encodes:
- a CDS encoding delta-aminolevulinic acid dehydratase yields MKKYIEREDFKGYDPYDALNSPLLKALSFGNKYLRIVFTQTLKRLPFNIRPLLFIRKDYNPKGIGLFLWGYAKLYKAEKKSEYLRKIEFFLGLLETLKSKGYSGNCWGYNFGWQSRAFFVPKYTPTIVNSSLIGHALIDTYKYTNNEKALSMALSIKDFILNDLARKNENCSFCFSYTPIDRTAIHNANLLGASLLIRLYRYANDENLKDAALRSLAYSMKYQRDDGSWHYAETAYQKWIDSFHTGFNLQSTFYFLEEGFSEYRAAFSKGVEFYRNNFFLDDGTPKYFHNEIYPIDIHSPAQAIVLFSLLGKEYKAITDKLLNWMVRNMQDEKGFFYFQKTPLYIIKIPYMRWAQAWAFHALTEYILQQKVT; encoded by the coding sequence TTGAAGAAATATATTGAACGGGAAGACTTCAAAGGATATGACCCCTACGATGCACTCAATAGCCCTCTCCTGAAAGCCCTTTCATTTGGCAATAAATATCTCCGGATTGTTTTTACTCAAACTTTGAAAAGATTACCTTTTAATATTCGGCCACTGCTTTTTATCAGGAAAGACTATAACCCCAAAGGTATAGGTCTTTTCTTATGGGGCTATGCGAAGTTATATAAGGCCGAGAAAAAGAGTGAATACCTAAGGAAAATTGAATTCTTTCTGGGACTCCTTGAGACACTCAAAAGTAAAGGATATTCAGGAAACTGCTGGGGATATAATTTCGGCTGGCAATCAAGGGCATTTTTCGTGCCCAAATATACTCCAACCATAGTCAATTCCTCGTTAATCGGCCATGCGCTTATAGATACATATAAGTATACGAATAATGAAAAAGCTCTCTCAATGGCGCTCTCCATCAAGGATTTCATCCTGAATGATCTTGCAAGAAAAAACGAGAACTGCTCGTTCTGCTTCAGTTATACGCCAATTGATCGAACCGCTATCCATAATGCGAATCTTCTCGGTGCTTCCTTACTCATCAGACTATACCGGTATGCCAATGATGAAAACCTGAAAGACGCAGCTCTTCGGAGTCTTGCATATAGCATGAAATACCAGAGGGATGACGGCTCGTGGCATTATGCGGAGACTGCTTATCAGAAATGGATAGATTCTTTCCATACTGGCTTTAATCTGCAGAGTACTTTTTATTTCCTTGAAGAGGGGTTTTCTGAATATCGTGCAGCTTTTTCAAAGGGCGTTGAATTCTATAGAAACAATTTTTTCCTTGACGATGGTACTCCGAAATACTTTCATAATGAAATCTACCCTATAGACATTCATTCTCCGGCACAGGCAATTGTGCTCTTTTCACTTTTGGGGAAAGAATACAAAGCCATTACAGATAAATTGCTGAACTGGATGGTTAGAAACATGCAAGATGAGAAGGGTTTTTTTTATTTTCAGAAAACACCTTTATATATAATAAAAATCCCATATATGCGCTGGGCTCAGGCATGGGCTTTTCATGCATTGACGGAATATATATTGCAGCAGAAAGTTACATGA
- a CDS encoding WecB/TagA/CpsF family glycosyltransferase, translating into MKGIERKNILGVPVDLIDMEGAIRHINDLIAGNSRNNYIFAINAEKVMALQKDSFLRQMAENASLLIPDGIGAVLALKLLYGKRAKRVPGVDLMHNICREAAEKGYKIFIYGAKEEINKKSVEKLHELYDGIKIVGRSHGYVTSDKMDYLLRQINESGADILFIALGSPKQEKWIQEYLPKLNVKVCQGIGGTLDTIVGIVKRAPESFQRLGLEWFYRLLKEPKRIRRQLVLPLFILKVLREKMRR; encoded by the coding sequence ATGAAGGGTATTGAGAGAAAGAATATTCTTGGAGTGCCTGTTGATTTGATTGATATGGAAGGAGCAATCAGACACATAAACGATTTAATCGCGGGAAATAGCAGAAATAACTATATTTTTGCGATCAACGCAGAAAAGGTAATGGCTCTTCAAAAAGACTCATTCCTGCGACAGATGGCAGAGAATGCATCTCTCCTGATCCCCGACGGCATAGGTGCCGTTCTTGCTCTCAAGTTACTTTATGGAAAAAGGGCAAAAAGAGTTCCAGGTGTTGATCTGATGCATAACATTTGCAGGGAAGCAGCAGAGAAAGGATACAAGATATTTATTTATGGAGCAAAGGAGGAAATTAATAAAAAGTCTGTTGAGAAACTTCACGAATTGTATGATGGAATAAAAATTGTCGGAAGAAGCCACGGATATGTAACAAGTGATAAAATGGATTACTTGCTGCGACAGATAAATGAATCAGGGGCAGATATTCTTTTCATTGCTCTTGGCAGCCCAAAGCAGGAAAAATGGATTCAAGAATATCTCCCTAAGTTGAATGTTAAAGTCTGCCAGGGGATTGGCGGTACACTGGATACTATTGTTGGCATAGTAAAGAGGGCACCGGAATCATTCCAGAGACTGGGGCTTGAGTGGTTCTACAGGCTGCTGAAGGAGCCAAAGAGGATAAGAAGGCAGTTAGTACTGCCTTTATTTATTCTGAAGGTCTTAAGAGAGAAGATGAGGAGATAG
- the wecB gene encoding UDP-N-acetylglucosamine 2-epimerase (non-hydrolyzing) gives MKLFLVAGARPNFIKIAPLVHQLKCVQNSKLVSQKVLWKIIHTGQHYDYEMSKVFFDELDIPKPDYFLNAGSGSHAKQIAKIMLEFEKVCLKEKPDIVVVVGDVNSTLACSITAKKLNIKVAHVEAGLRSFDMTMPEEINRMVTDSISDYLFVSEESGITNLKKEGKVQSKVFFVGNVMIDTLFYGLKKLKRKQTFKSERLNYAVVTLHRPSNVDEKEKLKDILLALREIAKDMDVYFPMHPRTKKNIEKFKLQPLLQGRGINIGPPMSYLEFLNLWKDASLVLTDSGGIQEETTVLGIPCFTIRENTERPITVQEGTNILVGTTGKGILRAYKRFKKGRIKKRKIPKFWDGKSAKRIITKLLS, from the coding sequence ATGAAGTTATTCCTTGTGGCCGGAGCACGACCCAATTTCATAAAGATTGCTCCACTTGTTCACCAGCTTAAATGCGTACAAAATAGCAAGCTGGTAAGCCAGAAAGTTCTGTGGAAGATTATACATACCGGACAGCATTATGATTACGAGATGTCTAAGGTTTTTTTTGATGAACTGGATATCCCGAAGCCGGATTATTTTCTCAATGCAGGTTCAGGTTCACACGCAAAGCAGATTGCGAAGATAATGCTTGAATTTGAAAAAGTCTGCCTTAAGGAAAAACCCGATATTGTTGTGGTGGTTGGCGATGTCAACTCAACACTTGCCTGTTCGATAACTGCAAAGAAATTAAACATTAAAGTGGCGCATGTTGAAGCAGGATTGAGGAGCTTTGACATGACGATGCCTGAAGAGATCAATCGTATGGTAACTGATTCGATTTCCGACTATCTTTTTGTATCTGAGGAGAGCGGTATCACGAATCTGAAGAAAGAAGGTAAAGTACAGAGCAAGGTATTTTTTGTAGGGAATGTAATGATCGATACGCTTTTTTATGGCCTTAAAAAACTTAAAAGAAAGCAAACTTTCAAGTCTGAAAGGTTAAACTATGCAGTTGTTACTCTACACAGGCCGTCGAATGTCGATGAGAAAGAAAAACTGAAAGACATTCTTCTTGCATTGCGTGAGATAGCAAAGGACATGGATGTGTACTTCCCGATGCATCCGAGGACCAAAAAGAATATAGAGAAATTCAAACTTCAGCCCCTTTTGCAAGGTAGGGGGATAAACATAGGGCCTCCCATGTCGTATCTTGAGTTCCTTAATCTCTGGAAAGACGCATCGCTGGTTCTTACCGACAGCGGTGGTATACAGGAAGAGACAACAGTCCTTGGCATCCCCTGTTTTACCATCCGTGAAAACACCGAACGCCCGATAACCGTTCAGGAGGGCACGAATATTCTTGTTGGAACAACAGGAAAAGGTATCCTTAGAGCTTATAAAAGATTCAAAAAAGGGCGGATTAAGAAAAGAAAGATACCTAAGTTCTGGGACGGAAAATCAGCCAAAAGGATCATCACAAAGCTTCTTAGCTAA
- a CDS encoding Gfo/Idh/MocA family oxidoreductase produces the protein MKQLTQKLKDGAMSILEVPTPVLSAGMVLVRNHYSLISAGTEGSTVSAARKSLIGKAKERPQQVKQVLDILKQQGPVQAYRTVMKKLDAYSPLGYSSAGVVLEMAPDVKGFSVGDLVACGGAGYASHAEIVAVPQNLCVKLPAGADLRKAVYNTLGAIALQGVRQADLRIGEIGAVIGLGLIGQLTALILKAGGLRVVGLDIDARMVEIAREHCVDIAFIREETGIAEKIDEFTQGVGVDAVIITAATESLDPINFAGRIARKKGRVVVVGDVPTGFDREPYYYRKELELRMSCSYGPGRYDLNYEEKGIDYPVGYVRWTENRNMQAFQELVHSGKIDIGYLTTHIFKLDDAPQAYDMIMDKKEPFIGILIEYDIEKSFVKERIQIHPSHITKHPSPVSIAFIGAGSYAMGNLLPNIPREKDIVLKGVMTSSGTSSRTVADKYGFEFCTSDENDILNNAEINTVFIVTRHNTHADYVIKALKAGKNVYVEKPLCLNERQLNEISEVYTSLLTSHSSQPFLMLGFNRRFSPLTEMLKEKIGEGPMSMIYRINAGQIPAGSWIQDKAIGGGRIIGEVCHFVDYLTFLNGSLPESVFASALPDPQGLEDTITINIKFLNGSIGTISYFSNGSKSLSKEYIEVYRAGTAALLKDFKNLEIYGAKVSKKSLISQDKGQKRMLSVFLDAVRQGKPSPINFEEIYTATLTTFKIIESIKTRQSIAIL, from the coding sequence GAAGTTCCCACTCCAGTCTTGTCTGCAGGGATGGTGCTGGTGCGAAATCATTACTCACTCATAAGTGCAGGAACAGAAGGGAGCACGGTGAGCGCTGCGCGGAAGAGTTTGATCGGCAAGGCAAAGGAGAGACCACAGCAGGTGAAGCAAGTGCTGGATATCCTAAAACAGCAGGGGCCAGTTCAAGCCTACCGTACTGTGATGAAGAAGCTCGATGCTTATTCACCGCTTGGATATAGCTCTGCCGGAGTTGTGTTAGAGATGGCTCCTGACGTGAAGGGTTTTTCTGTTGGGGATCTTGTTGCCTGTGGAGGGGCAGGATATGCCAGCCATGCGGAGATTGTAGCGGTTCCTCAGAATCTTTGTGTAAAGCTTCCTGCTGGTGCGGACTTGAGGAAAGCAGTTTACAATACGCTGGGTGCGATTGCATTGCAAGGAGTGAGGCAGGCTGACCTCAGGATAGGCGAAATAGGTGCTGTAATCGGGCTGGGGCTTATAGGACAATTAACCGCGCTCATTCTCAAAGCAGGGGGACTAAGAGTTGTCGGCCTTGATATTGATGCAAGAATGGTTGAAATTGCAAGAGAGCATTGTGTAGATATCGCATTTATAAGAGAAGAAACAGGGATTGCTGAAAAAATAGATGAATTCACACAAGGCGTTGGAGTAGATGCGGTCATTATTACCGCTGCAACAGAAAGTCTTGATCCAATAAACTTTGCAGGGAGAATCGCGAGAAAAAAGGGGAGAGTGGTTGTTGTTGGGGATGTTCCCACCGGGTTTGATAGAGAACCTTACTACTACAGAAAAGAGCTTGAACTGAGGATGTCGTGTTCTTACGGCCCCGGAAGGTATGACCTGAACTATGAAGAAAAAGGCATAGATTACCCGGTCGGGTATGTAAGATGGACCGAGAACAGGAATATGCAGGCATTCCAGGAACTTGTCCATTCAGGGAAGATTGACATTGGTTATCTTACAACCCATATCTTTAAGCTCGATGACGCTCCCCAAGCTTATGACATGATTATGGATAAAAAGGAACCTTTCATCGGAATTCTCATAGAATACGATATTGAAAAATCGTTTGTGAAAGAAAGAATTCAGATTCATCCATCACACATCACCAAACACCCGTCGCCCGTTTCAATTGCCTTTATCGGTGCCGGAAGCTATGCAATGGGGAATCTCCTGCCGAATATCCCGAGAGAAAAAGATATTGTATTAAAGGGTGTCATGACTTCCTCCGGAACAAGTTCGAGGACAGTGGCAGATAAATATGGGTTTGAATTCTGCACATCAGACGAGAACGATATCTTGAATAATGCTGAAATAAACACGGTCTTCATCGTCACACGGCACAACACACATGCCGATTACGTGATCAAAGCACTGAAAGCCGGAAAGAACGTGTATGTCGAAAAACCTTTATGCCTTAACGAAAGGCAGTTAAATGAAATTAGTGAGGTTTACACATCACTCCTTACTTCTCACTCTTCACAGCCTTTTCTCATGTTAGGTTTCAACCGTCGTTTTTCTCCTCTCACCGAGATGCTGAAGGAAAAGATTGGTGAAGGCCCCATGTCCATGATCTACCGCATTAACGCCGGCCAAATACCTGCCGGTTCCTGGATTCAGGACAAAGCAATTGGTGGCGGGCGTATCATAGGTGAAGTATGCCATTTTGTAGATTATCTGACTTTTCTGAACGGATCACTTCCTGAATCTGTTTTCGCATCGGCCTTGCCCGATCCGCAGGGGCTGGAAGATACCATAACCATCAATATTAAGTTCCTAAACGGTTCAATCGGTACAATCTCTTATTTTTCCAATGGCTCAAAGTCTCTCTCAAAAGAATATATTGAGGTATACAGAGCGGGGACGGCGGCTTTATTGAAGGATTTCAAGAATCTCGAAATTTACGGAGCAAAAGTATCAAAAAAAAGCTTGATAAGCCAGGACAAGGGGCAGAAGAGAATGCTCTCGGTGTTTCTCGATGCGGTAAGACAGGGAAAGCCTTCACCTATCAATTTTGAGGAGATTTATACTGCAACGCTTACGACATTCAAGATTATTGAATCGATAAAAACACGCCAGAGTATTGCAATCCTATAA